Genomic segment of Pseudothermotoga hypogea DSM 11164 = NBRC 106472:
CGAGCAACCTCAGCCTTTCAAGATTCTCACGGGTCAAGTTCGTCATTCTTTCTTCTTCACCTACGATGACACAACTCACCATGTCTGTGTGGTCCAGCAAGTTTCTCGCCACGACCAGGCCATCTCCACCGTTGTTGCCAGTTCCACACAGAACGAGAAAGGATTTGCCAGACAAATCACCGAGCTCCTGTTCGAGCGCCAGCACCACCGCAAGCCCGGCCCGTTCCATCAGAAAAGATGCAGGAATCTTCAAAGACTCCTCCGTCATGCGTTCGAGTTCTCTCATCTCTTCACCGCTGATGATCTTCATTTCCCCACCCCAACCAGAAATAGAGCGTTTTGTATATCTTATAGTAACTCATCACCTTTTTCACATAGTTCTTGGCCTCGCGTTCAAAATCGTTGACTCGCGAGGGTCCTACGTAGTAAGCCGCGAGCGCCTTTTCAAGATCTCCGTCGTACAGGTTCGACAAGTACCTCAAATAGAACAAACCGAACGCGATGTTGTCCTCAGCCTGGCGAATGTCTCCGTCCAGTTTGAACCTCTCTTTCAGCCACGAAGCCGTGGACGGCATCAATTGCATCAGTCCGATCGCACCAGCCGCGGAAACTGCGTCTTCGCGGAAGCCACTCTCGACCTTTATCAGCGCCATGACGAGTAAAGGATCAACACCTTGAGCTTCTCTGAGCACAACCTCGTAATACTTTATAGGAAAAAGTTTGTAGAACATGAAGACCACGATACACATCGAGAAAAGCAAAAACGCAAGAACGTACTTCCAATTTTCCATCCGTGACCCCCTTCAGAACACACTCACATCAACAAGTTTATCAGCAAGATGGTGTATCCAGCCGGTGCCAAGAACGTTCCAAAGGGGATCTTCTGCTTCGGATCCAGTTTTCCTTTTCCCCTCACAAGTGCGTAGATTATCGCAGACACCGAAGACAACAGCAACACGTAGAAAGACTCGATGAACCCGAGCGCTATACCGATCGCACCTATGAGAATGATGTCACCTTCACCCATACCACCTTTGTACGCAACGCCCAAAAGCCACAGAAGGATCATCGCTACGACCGCACCGAGGACGTTCCACACGGGAAAACCCCGCACCCACCAGATGAGAAGACCCGAGACCCAGCTGAGAGCAAGCGTCACATCGGGTATGGCGAGGAACTCCAGATCGATGCAGCTTATGACTATCGCAGAGGAAAAGAACAAACACATGGAGAGATAGAGGACCACGTTGGGAATGAAAGAGTTGGCCAGAAAAGCGAGCGCACTCACGATTTCCACCAACGGGTATCTGACGCTTATGGGTGAACCACAGCTCCTACATCTTCCCTTCAGCAGAAAGTAGCTCAAGATCGGAACGTTGTCGTACCAAGGGATCTGTGCTCCGCACTTGGGACAGAGTGATCTTGCAGGCTTAACTATGCTCAGATGCACCCTTGGCAGTCTGTATATGACCACGTTTAGAAAACTTCCAATCGCCGCTCCGAGCAGAAAGTTCAAGAAATGCCACAAGCACGCATTTCCTCCTCGTTCAGGAACTCGGAAAGAAAGTCTTTGTTACCGTACAGATACCAAGGACTGTGATCCTTGACCTCAAAGAATGTGCGCTTGGCCTGTTCCAGATTTCCCTGTTTCAAGGCGCAGAGCGCCAACAGCAACTTCACGTAAGGTTTCATCCTCTCCGAATCCGGTAACAGGTTCAAAAATTCTTCGACACGTTTGTAGTTACCATGCTTCAACTGTATCCTCGCCCAGGGCTCAACATCTTCTGCACGTGTTGGTCTCAAGCTGAGTATCTGCTCCTCCATGCGTTTTGCGTCCTCGAGCCTTCCAGCGTCCCCGTAGGCCTGTACGAGCTGAAACATCGCCATGATACTATCCGGATCTCTCTTCAACAGACGCTCCAGAACCTCGCACACTTTGTCGTAAGCTTTGAGCTTTCTGTAGGCGTCGGCGAGCATGAAGTAAGTGAGCTTGTTGTCCGGTGCGTACTCGATTTCCCTTTCCCAATAAGAAGCAGCCCTCAGATAATCACCACTGTTGTAGTAAGCCTCACCGAGTGAAGAATAGGCAGGTACAAGCCACGGGTCTATCTCGATCGCTTTGTCTAAGTACTTGATTCCCTGCTCGATTTCTCCCTTTTCGATGAGAAGCGACCCGTAAAGTTCGTACGCGGGGGCATAATTTTTGTCCACTTCGAGAATGTACTTGACCACCTTGAAAGCCTCTTCGTGAAGGTCCCTGTCGGCGTAATCCAGAGCCAGATCGTAAAGGCCAGCCAAAGATGCGTGAACGAAGTCTTTCGGGAAAATCTTCTTACACTCGAGCCATTCTTTGAGTTCGTCGAAACAGACCGGGTCGTAGATTCTCTCATCGAGCAACACAACGTTTTCTTCGATAAAAGCGCACTTCTCGATCTCCTCGACCACGTCCTTCTTTTCCTTGAGATCCTGCTTCATGGTGTGCCAGTCACCATCGTAGAGCAGGTCTCTAACCATCACAACCATAGGCGTATCCGTCGTAACCTCGATCCTTCTGTCACCAATGATGAGATCGATGACTCGTTCCACCGAACCACTCCCTTGAAATCTTCGCTTCACCTCTACTTTACATTATAACCCATATCTTCAAGATACAACCAGCCTCACGCGCATCCCTTTCACCATTCTCTTGCGCACTGAGCCCCATTCTCTTTCGAGATACAACCTTCATTCGCATCCAATTAAAGTATGCCAGATCGTGAGGCAAATGCGACAGATGAAGCGTGAATTCCACATGATTCAGTGGAAATCGATGTTAAGGTGCGAAACGTGACGGATAAGCGAGGATTAAGGAACTGAAAAGTGGTGCGAAGCAATGTTATTATGAAAGTGAAAATATTGACGGCCACCAGCAACCTCTACCCATACAAGCACCTTCTCACACATTTGGGGGCAGTGCCCCCGTTTTTTTTCAAATGTTTCGCACCACGCATTCGTAGGCCTGCATCAGTTTTCTCGAAAATTCGTGACAGAAGGTTTGAACATCGAAGCCTGAGAAGAACTTATCGTACTCTATGCAAACGCTCGTCAAGATCGGTGACGTTGAGGTGATGCTCTTGAACTTCGCTTCGCACGCGAATCTGTACCTTGACTTTAAAATCTGTGCCATCTCGGCAAGCAGAGGAACGCGCGATCTTTCCACTTCGTTTGGTGCCCTCAGCAAGCACAAAATACCTTCGTCCAGCAATCGAATTGTCATCAGATCTATCGAAGAGTTGTTGAGAGAAACCAGCTGTTTGTAGATCGAATCGTTTATGAGTTCTGCAAAGGACAACTTTCTTTCCCCATAGACCTTCTCCTTGAAGATCTCCTTGGCCAAAAAGTCTTCATCACCCAAGCCACTGATCATTTTGAACTTAAACGGAAGTCGCACGATGCCACATTTGTGGTAGTTCGATTGGACCGAGAAGAGCTTTTCATAAACGTCATCGATCGGAACTGTCAGTTGCAACGAGTATATGGGAAGGTTCTTCTCGAAAGGGTTCACGATCGAAACGCCCACCATCCGCCTTGCAAGATGGTCCACAGCCACGAACAGATGAAAGTTATCGGGATTTCCTGTACAGAACAACAACGCGTGTCTGTGATATTGGTCCAATTTCTCTTTGAAAACCTCCATGTGGCTCAGAAGCTGATTCGCATCGATTCTCTCGAGAACACGTCTCAAATGGTCCACAACTTCACTGGAGCCGAGGCTCACCATTCCAGCACCACCACACTCGAACGGCCGTACGTTTCACGAGCCTGAAGCAGAAATTCGTCGTTGTGATACTTCGAAAGCACGAAGAGCACCCTCCTCTTCACTTTCGGCAGGTCCGCATAACCGTCCGTGAAGACGATCAAACCTTCAGGTCTGTAGTTGTGCTCGAGATAATCCACAGCTGGTTGCAAGTCCGTCTCACCACCACCCACGATCTGCATGTTCCTCCACATACCCTTGGTGTAATTCACCTTCAAGTTCACAGCTCGGTCCACCTGCACGAGTACCAGACTCGTATCAACGTAGCGTGAGAGCGCTTCGATCTCGGTGAAAAAAGCGTCCAGTTCTTCCTGCACTATGCTTCCGCTCGTGTCGACGATGAGACCGAGCCTCGCGGCGCTTTCTGTTTTCCAACCCGGTTGGTCCGCATAACGCCTGTTGGGTTTCAGGGGCGTCAGGTATCTCTCTCCATGTTCGGAAACGCCGGCGAATCTCCTGAGCGTGTCTCGCCAGTTCAAAAACGGTTTGAATATCGAAAGTTCCACCATCCTTCTCACACCGGAAGGTAGCTCTTTCCCGTAGAGGTTGAACGCCTTCGATAGCAGGCTCTGGCTCAACTCGAGCACCATGTCCACACTGTCCTGCGTGTAAAGCTTCTCGTGAGAATCCAAACTGTTCTCGCGTGATCTTGCAACGATCAACACGTCAAACCTGCCAAGTTTCTCCATTTCTTCAAGAATCCACGCGTGGTACTCCTCGGCCGATCTATCGGGCATCCAGTCTGGCGGAAGGACGAAAAGATTCTCGTTGTCCACACCATGCCCTTCTTCAACGAGCAGATTCAACGGTACACCGAACGCCGCCAGTTCGGGGATATGCTGGTTGATCGCAGCATCCATCGCCAGGTCCCACACGGCTCTGTCACGATCGTTCTTGGGTCTGATGAGAAAGTGAAGGTTTATCAGGTGCATCAGCTGGTGTAAAAGAAACGCCTCGATAAATTGTTCGGACTTTCGCTCCACCCACCGTGGGTTGTAAACGACGGTGAACCTTCCGTTCCTGAAGGACACGTGCATTTTCTCAGCCTCAACTGAAGGCTGAACGGACATGTTCAAAAGCAAATACATGTAGAACGGTGAACGCCGCGCGAGGTTGATGAAGATCTTTTCCATCATAGGTCTCTGAGCACCGTTTTCGTGTTGTTAAGGTTCGAGAGTCTTTCGAGGAGTCTTTCGAAAAACTGCGAGCTGTTCTCATCTTGGTTTGCCCTGTCAACGATGAATCTCACCAGTGCGTAGAAGGAATCTCTTGGCAGAATTGAAGCGAGTTTATCCAAATTCTGCGCCACCCTCGAGATGTGTGCAGACAGCAATTCTATCTCTTCATCGCTCAGCTTGGAGAAGTAGTCTATGAGCCGGACCACCAACGAGTTCGATCTGTCCACATCGTCCTTGTAAGATGCTTCCAGACCCTCCAGCAAGATTTTGCGTGGCATGGGCACGTATTCAGATTTCTTGAATTCAACGAACGCCTTCGCAGCTTCGGCACCAACGATCGCCGAAGCGAGGATGTAACCGTACTTGTCGATCTCATCCTTCGAAAGCAGTCTCAGAACGTTGCTGAGCT
This window contains:
- a CDS encoding lytic transglycosylase domain-containing protein yields the protein MENWKYVLAFLLFSMCIVVFMFYKLFPIKYYEVVLREAQGVDPLLVMALIKVESGFREDAVSAAGAIGLMQLMPSTASWLKERFKLDGDIRQAEDNIAFGLFYLRYLSNLYDGDLEKALAAYYVGPSRVNDFEREAKNYVKKVMSYYKIYKTLYFWLGWGNEDHQR
- a CDS encoding prepilin peptidase, whose product is MWHFLNFLLGAAIGSFLNVVIYRLPRVHLSIVKPARSLCPKCGAQIPWYDNVPILSYFLLKGRCRSCGSPISVRYPLVEIVSALAFLANSFIPNVVLYLSMCLFFSSAIVISCIDLEFLAIPDVTLALSWVSGLLIWWVRGFPVWNVLGAVVAMILLWLLGVAYKGGMGEGDIILIGAIGIALGFIESFYVLLLSSVSAIIYALVRGKGKLDPKQKIPFGTFLAPAGYTILLINLLM
- a CDS encoding tetratricopeptide repeat protein, whose amino-acid sequence is MERVIDLIIGDRRIEVTTDTPMVVMVRDLLYDGDWHTMKQDLKEKKDVVEEIEKCAFIEENVVLLDERIYDPVCFDELKEWLECKKIFPKDFVHASLAGLYDLALDYADRDLHEEAFKVVKYILEVDKNYAPAYELYGSLLIEKGEIEQGIKYLDKAIEIDPWLVPAYSSLGEAYYNSGDYLRAASYWEREIEYAPDNKLTYFMLADAYRKLKAYDKVCEVLERLLKRDPDSIMAMFQLVQAYGDAGRLEDAKRMEEQILSLRPTRAEDVEPWARIQLKHGNYKRVEEFLNLLPDSERMKPYVKLLLALCALKQGNLEQAKRTFFEVKDHSPWYLYGNKDFLSEFLNEEEMRACGIS
- a CDS encoding DUF4895 domain-containing protein — encoded protein: MVSLGSSEVVDHLRRVLERIDANQLLSHMEVFKEKLDQYHRHALLFCTGNPDNFHLFVAVDHLARRMVGVSIVNPFEKNLPIYSLQLTVPIDDVYEKLFSVQSNYHKCGIVRLPFKFKMISGLGDEDFLAKEIFKEKVYGERKLSFAELINDSIYKQLVSLNNSSIDLMTIRLLDEGILCLLRAPNEVERSRVPLLAEMAQILKSRYRFACEAKFKSITSTSPILTSVCIEYDKFFSGFDVQTFCHEFSRKLMQAYECVVRNI
- a CDS encoding vWA domain-containing protein is translated as MEKIFINLARRSPFYMYLLLNMSVQPSVEAEKMHVSFRNGRFTVVYNPRWVERKSEQFIEAFLLHQLMHLINLHFLIRPKNDRDRAVWDLAMDAAINQHIPELAAFGVPLNLLVEEGHGVDNENLFVLPPDWMPDRSAEEYHAWILEEMEKLGRFDVLIVARSRENSLDSHEKLYTQDSVDMVLELSQSLLSKAFNLYGKELPSGVRRMVELSIFKPFLNWRDTLRRFAGVSEHGERYLTPLKPNRRYADQPGWKTESAARLGLIVDTSGSIVQEELDAFFTEIEALSRYVDTSLVLVQVDRAVNLKVNYTKGMWRNMQIVGGGETDLQPAVDYLEHNYRPEGLIVFTDGYADLPKVKRRVLFVLSKYHNDEFLLQARETYGRSSVVVLEW